One genomic window of Leptospira perdikensis includes the following:
- the ispG gene encoding (E)-4-hydroxy-3-methylbut-2-enyl-diphosphate synthase, with translation MSTKYNESPFFYKRRPTREVMVGGVGIGGKNPIRIQSMITSNTRDTDASIQQIADLERAGSEIVRLTVPSQADADNLPEIRKRMKELGLKVPLVADIHFTPQVALKCVEWVEKVRINPGNFADKKKFEIIEYTDKDYNEELERIEEVFTPLVLRAKELGVAMRIGTNHGSLSDRIMNRFGDTPLGMVESALEFIRIAESNSYKDIVVSMKASNPQVMIQAYRMLVSRFYDLGMDYPLHLGVTEAGDGKDGRIKSAIGIGSLLEDGLGDTIRVSLTEDAIYEIPVAKELVRKYNERFLDQINSRVNLPVPNADETVTKNKETIYTEFRDPFQYSRFYSKELNLGETKVGDTSPVRIEISFPFFGSESAEEVLNLIQRETKSGRIPEMLHFKIDSELDLISLGTMVRRGSFPLPVSVELSRELTYQYDSLAEDLYRIQKWVINPSIFFQESEESWDDLLDFVARFAKDKRTVEWSIDTKDIHLTEKIAKESQKRKIENLVFSVKNGDLLTVRKLAYYLRESDYPIALVTHSNDKESLLYESSIQVGGSLLDGIGDIVRLSYGDGEPEESLILSFDILQATRLRLTKTEYISCPSCGRTMFDLQSTTAMIKKRTGHLKGVKIAVMGCIVNGPGEMADADFGYVGAGIGKVHLYKGKEIVKKGVSEGEAADQLIDLIRENGMWTDPE, from the coding sequence ATGAGCACCAAATATAACGAATCGCCATTTTTCTACAAAAGACGTCCTACCCGAGAAGTGATGGTGGGAGGTGTGGGAATTGGAGGAAAAAATCCAATCCGTATCCAATCCATGATTACATCTAACACAAGAGATACGGATGCGAGTATCCAACAAATTGCAGACTTAGAAAGAGCTGGTTCCGAAATCGTTCGCCTAACAGTACCGAGTCAAGCAGATGCAGATAATTTACCTGAGATTCGAAAAAGGATGAAGGAACTTGGACTAAAAGTTCCTTTGGTAGCAGATATACATTTCACTCCACAAGTGGCTTTAAAATGTGTAGAATGGGTTGAGAAGGTGCGAATCAATCCAGGAAATTTTGCAGACAAAAAGAAATTTGAAATCATCGAATATACGGACAAAGATTATAACGAAGAATTAGAAAGAATCGAAGAAGTATTCACTCCTCTAGTTTTGCGAGCCAAAGAACTCGGTGTTGCAATGCGAATCGGAACCAATCACGGTAGTCTTTCCGATCGCATTATGAATCGATTTGGTGACACACCACTGGGAATGGTAGAATCCGCATTGGAGTTTATTCGCATCGCCGAATCAAATTCCTACAAAGACATAGTGGTTTCCATGAAAGCATCCAACCCACAAGTGATGATCCAAGCCTATCGTATGTTAGTTTCTAGATTTTATGATTTGGGAATGGATTATCCTTTACATTTAGGTGTGACTGAAGCTGGTGATGGAAAGGATGGAAGGATCAAATCTGCAATCGGTATTGGAAGTTTACTCGAAGATGGACTCGGCGATACCATTCGTGTCTCTCTGACAGAAGATGCCATTTATGAAATCCCTGTGGCCAAAGAACTTGTTCGCAAATACAACGAACGTTTCCTAGACCAAATCAATTCTCGTGTGAATTTACCCGTTCCCAATGCAGATGAGACAGTCACCAAAAATAAAGAAACTATCTATACTGAATTCCGAGATCCTTTCCAATACTCAAGATTCTACTCTAAAGAACTAAACTTAGGAGAAACAAAAGTCGGTGACACATCTCCCGTTCGTATCGAAATTAGTTTTCCTTTTTTCGGATCGGAATCGGCAGAAGAAGTTTTAAATCTCATCCAAAGAGAAACTAAATCAGGTCGGATTCCGGAAATGTTGCACTTTAAAATTGATTCCGAATTGGATTTAATTTCGCTTGGAACTATGGTTCGGCGAGGATCCTTCCCTTTACCGGTTTCCGTGGAACTTTCAAGAGAGCTAACCTACCAGTATGATAGTTTGGCAGAGGATCTATATCGGATCCAAAAGTGGGTCATAAACCCCTCGATCTTTTTCCAAGAATCCGAAGAGTCTTGGGACGATCTTTTGGATTTTGTGGCTCGATTTGCCAAAGACAAACGAACAGTCGAATGGAGTATTGATACAAAAGATATTCACCTAACAGAAAAAATTGCGAAGGAATCTCAAAAACGAAAAATAGAAAATCTGGTTTTTTCTGTAAAAAATGGAGATTTACTTACAGTTCGAAAACTGGCATATTATTTACGAGAGTCAGATTACCCGATTGCCCTTGTCACCCACTCCAATGATAAAGAATCACTACTTTACGAATCTTCTATCCAAGTGGGCGGAAGTCTACTCGATGGAATCGGAGATATTGTGCGCCTCTCCTATGGAGACGGGGAACCAGAAGAGTCTTTAATTTTAAGTTTTGATATTTTGCAGGCCACAAGACTTCGCCTAACAAAAACAGAATATATATCTTGTCCGTCTTGTGGTCGCACCATGTTTGATTTACAGTCTACAACTGCCATGATCAAAAAAAGAACCGGACATCTGAAAGGTGTGAAGATTGCGGTTATGGGTTGTATTGTCAATGGTCCGGGTGAGATGGCAGATGCCGATTTTGGGTATGTAGGCGCAGGAATTGGTAAGGTTCATCTCTACAAAGGGAAAGAAATTGTAAAAAAAGGTGTCTCCGAAGGAGAAGCTGCCGACCAACTCATCGACCTCATTCGCGAAAATGGAATGTGGACCGATCCTGAATAA
- a CDS encoding DUF2339 domain-containing protein, whose translation MEEKETKEILTRIQSMERELSFLKERVLALTNPQTQKQPTPTVSKPIPVEYHQTEVPLNDGPNWFVQWIGENLFVKLGVLSLLLASIWFFYLAIEEYWINESVRIWIGLISAIPILVYGYRVRNTRPYLSPSLLGLGIAVLFSAYYSGYLWYDLYSTETCFVGLLILSLTAVAIAHAQKSEVLFGFASLGAFLVPLLLSTGQNSYPFLFTYLLLWNVLFFFVRKDTGWKVIPLLLLAANHLIFVGWANDNLVDAKPFFPISFQLGVFVLFLLREFQTLETTKSKEPILTLITIGFTLGLGFVQSYWAFSEFYPIAKPFLLTLLLILFYGLYERALRRTKLSLEKKKLYDLIGLFGLPFIVSLIVIGTTGKLLAFSLISFAFLVTVASTYSKQLYMYWAAFPVWFFALFYIFAFTYRSQNEIPFLNGRFLVFATGSVYLLLSYLYSKKFSEFAKVFLYAAYPYWLLGTFVEIYLGFPEEKKLFLYTLSLILYGLVALSVGFGKKIQSLRYVGFGSLALVIIKFYLYDFWNLSLGYRILAGLFLGVTLIVTGTLYNHFKKETK comes from the coding sequence GTGGAAGAAAAAGAAACTAAAGAAATCCTGACAAGGATTCAATCTATGGAGAGAGAACTTTCTTTTCTAAAAGAAAGAGTTTTGGCTCTCACAAATCCCCAAACCCAGAAGCAGCCCACCCCAACTGTTTCCAAACCAATTCCAGTAGAATATCACCAAACAGAAGTTCCATTAAATGATGGACCTAACTGGTTTGTTCAATGGATCGGCGAAAATCTGTTTGTAAAATTAGGAGTATTATCACTTCTTCTTGCATCCATTTGGTTTTTCTATCTAGCCATTGAAGAATATTGGATCAATGAATCAGTCCGTATCTGGATTGGTCTTATTTCGGCCATCCCCATCCTCGTTTACGGATACCGAGTCAGAAACACAAGACCCTATCTTTCCCCAAGCCTTTTGGGACTCGGGATTGCCGTCCTCTTTTCTGCATATTATTCTGGGTATTTGTGGTATGATTTGTATTCAACAGAAACTTGCTTTGTTGGTCTTCTCATTCTCAGTTTGACGGCTGTTGCCATTGCCCATGCACAAAAAAGCGAAGTGTTATTTGGATTTGCCTCTCTTGGAGCCTTTCTTGTTCCACTTCTTCTTTCCACGGGCCAAAACTCTTACCCATTCCTTTTCACATACTTACTCTTATGGAACGTATTATTCTTCTTCGTAAGAAAGGATACCGGTTGGAAAGTCATTCCACTCCTCCTCCTTGCTGCAAACCACCTTATCTTTGTTGGTTGGGCAAATGACAATTTAGTCGATGCCAAACCATTTTTTCCGATCAGTTTCCAACTTGGTGTTTTTGTTTTATTTTTACTAAGAGAGTTTCAGACATTAGAAACTACAAAATCCAAAGAACCAATCCTCACACTGATTACGATTGGATTTACATTAGGACTCGGATTTGTTCAATCCTATTGGGCTTTCTCAGAATTTTATCCCATCGCAAAACCATTTTTACTTACACTCCTACTCATTTTATTTTATGGATTGTATGAACGTGCACTCAGACGAACCAAACTAAGTCTAGAAAAGAAAAAACTATATGATTTGATTGGTTTATTTGGCCTCCCTTTCATTGTCAGTTTGATTGTGATAGGCACTACAGGAAAACTTTTAGCCTTTAGCCTCATCAGTTTTGCTTTCCTTGTGACAGTTGCCTCGACCTATTCCAAACAACTTTATATGTATTGGGCTGCCTTTCCTGTTTGGTTTTTTGCTCTGTTTTATATCTTTGCATTTACCTATCGTTCTCAAAACGAAATTCCCTTCCTCAACGGAAGATTTTTGGTATTTGCAACGGGTTCGGTTTATCTCTTACTTTCGTATCTCTATAGCAAAAAGTTCTCTGAGTTTGCGAAAGTTTTTTTATACGCAGCCTATCCCTATTGGTTACTCGGAACTTTTGTGGAGATCTATTTAGGGTTTCCTGAAGAAAAGAAGTTATTCCTATACACACTGAGTTTGATTCTTTATGGACTCGTTGCTCTTTCCGTTGGATTTGGCAAAAAAATCCAATCTCTACGATATGTAGGTTTTGGATCATTAGCTCTTGTCATCATCAAATTCTATCTTTATGATTTCTGGAATTTGAGTTTAGGATACCGAATTTTGGCAGGTTTATTCTTAGGCGTTACTCTTATCGTAACAGGAACATTATACAATCATTTCAAAAAGGAAACAAAATGA
- a CDS encoding alkane 1-monooxygenase: MSLTKRLSFLLCYVLPILAVFAELMGGVAYLIVPITVFIILPVFDLVLGRDKSNPEETIFQKLQNDSFFRYLTQIWAYVQLAFVIWSVYRIVFNSHTITEFVLFAVAVGIVTGGIGITVGHELGHKNTRYEQFLAKMIYMTVCYMHFYIEHNRGHHTHVSTPNDPASSKKNQSFYQFYPQTVFGAYKSAWELEKRRLSKQGLGVFHYRNEMIWYLIITLLFLTSMVVIGSFFSGKGVRLDVLWFLVLQSIVAFSLLELTNYIEHYGLKRNEVSNGRFEKVLPIHSWNQNYFVSNALLFQLQRHSDHHANAGRRYQTLRHFEDAPQLPFGYEVMILIALFPPLWFSMMNPILESWEKNNMVKLQSIR, encoded by the coding sequence ATGAGCCTCACCAAACGACTTAGTTTTTTACTTTGTTATGTTTTGCCAATTTTAGCAGTGTTTGCAGAGCTTATGGGGGGAGTGGCCTATTTGATCGTTCCTATCACTGTTTTTATCATTCTACCAGTCTTTGATTTGGTTTTAGGTAGAGACAAATCCAATCCAGAGGAAACAATTTTTCAGAAATTACAAAACGATTCTTTTTTTCGTTATTTGACTCAAATCTGGGCATATGTCCAGCTAGCGTTTGTAATTTGGTCCGTTTACCGAATTGTTTTCAATTCTCATACCATTACCGAGTTTGTGTTATTTGCAGTTGCTGTGGGAATTGTCACCGGTGGGATTGGAATTACCGTAGGACATGAACTGGGTCATAAAAATACTCGGTATGAACAGTTTCTTGCTAAGATGATTTATATGACAGTATGTTATATGCACTTTTATATAGAGCATAATCGAGGGCATCATACTCATGTTTCCACTCCCAATGATCCAGCTTCTTCCAAAAAAAACCAATCCTTCTATCAATTTTATCCTCAAACAGTCTTCGGAGCTTACAAATCAGCATGGGAATTGGAAAAAAGACGTTTGTCCAAACAAGGTTTAGGTGTTTTTCATTACCGAAATGAAATGATTTGGTATTTAATCATCACTCTACTATTTCTTACGAGTATGGTTGTTATCGGATCGTTCTTTAGTGGGAAAGGAGTTCGTTTGGATGTCCTTTGGTTCTTAGTTTTACAATCGATTGTAGCATTTTCACTTTTAGAGTTAACAAATTACATTGAACATTATGGTTTGAAACGAAACGAAGTTTCTAATGGTCGGTTTGAAAAAGTTTTACCGATCCATTCTTGGAATCAAAATTATTTTGTATCCAACGCTCTTTTGTTCCAGTTACAAAGACATTCCGACCATCATGCCAATGCCGGTAGACGTTACCAAACTCTTCGCCATTTTGAAGATGCTCCCCAATTGCCTTTTGGTTATGAGGTAATGATTCTCATTGCTCTTTTTCCCCCTCTTTGGTTTTCCATGATGAATCCTATTTTGGAATCTTGGGAGAAGAACAACATGGTGAAGTTACAATCAATTCGTTAG
- a CDS encoding TetR/AcrR family transcriptional regulator, with product MPIFVSKGVSSVSMRELSSALGVSTGTLYHYFPTKEILFESMVKQLVAIDAKLITELSENHSDLSDIMDFVAARESHFMNLMLLAVDVKRHLSESDELVKLVEDSFDLYRTALDRFFPADLNATSGKAFLSFFLGALFLKNKATKETGWPELFEGLENLKVLFQNKE from the coding sequence ATGCCCATATTTGTCTCGAAAGGTGTCTCTTCGGTTTCGATGCGTGAGTTGTCTAGTGCGCTCGGAGTTTCTACGGGAACCCTTTACCATTACTTTCCTACGAAAGAGATTCTATTTGAATCTATGGTAAAACAACTTGTAGCCATTGATGCAAAATTGATTACCGAACTATCGGAAAATCATTCTGACCTTTCGGACATTATGGATTTCGTCGCAGCTCGTGAATCTCATTTTATGAATTTGATGTTACTTGCGGTGGATGTTAAGCGTCATCTAAGTGAATCTGATGAACTAGTGAAGTTAGTTGAAGATTCATTTGATTTGTATCGGACAGCTTTGGATCGATTTTTTCCAGCTGATCTCAATGCAACGAGCGGAAAGGCTTTTTTATCTTTTTTCTTAGGTGCTTTGTTTTTGAAAAATAAAGCAACGAAAGAAACTGGTTGGCCTGAACTTTTTGAAGGATTGGAGAACTTGAAAGTATTGTTTCAAAACAAAGAATAA
- a CDS encoding DUF1499 domain-containing protein codes for MNVKTIPIFLFLILSLILGCTGTRPSYLGVKSERLADCPATPNCISSFAEPTDKEHYRAAVPYKKNLKDAFAILKLKLEQSPRTKIIQENPNYIYTEFTSRLMRYVDDVEFYFDEKNKLLHFRSASRLGKSDLGVNRSRIEFILKDLEI; via the coding sequence ATGAATGTAAAAACCATACCCATTTTCCTTTTCCTAATCCTTTCTTTGATTCTTGGATGTACGGGAACAAGACCCAGTTACTTAGGAGTTAAATCCGAAAGATTGGCTGACTGCCCTGCAACTCCAAACTGTATCAGTAGCTTCGCGGAACCGACAGATAAAGAACATTACCGTGCAGCAGTTCCTTATAAGAAAAATCTAAAGGATGCTTTTGCTATTTTAAAACTAAAATTGGAACAAAGTCCCAGAACAAAGATAATACAAGAAAATCCAAATTACATTTACACAGAGTTTACTTCTCGACTCATGCGATATGTCGACGATGTGGAATTCTATTTTGACGAGAAAAACAAACTCCTTCACTTCCGGTCTGCCTCTAGATTGGGAAAATCGGATTTGGGTGTGAATCGAAGTCGAATTGAGTTTATACTTAAGGATTTAGAAATCTAA
- the carB gene encoding carbamoyl-phosphate synthase large subunit — protein MPQRNDLKSILIIGSGPIVIGQACEFDYSGTQATKALREKGIRVILVNSNPATIMTDPDLADATYIEPLTVPVLEKIIKKEKPDAILPTVGGQTALNLALALHREGVLEKYNVELIGAKVEAIRKAEDRELFKQAMEKLGIRVAKSFMVSDMEAARKAKDEIGFPIIIRPAFTLGGTGGGTCYEESEFEETAQQGLSASPISQVLVEESVMGWKEFELEVMRDLADNVVIICSIENLDPMGVHTGDSITVAPQQTLSDREYQRLRDMSIDIIREIGVETGGSNIQFAVNPENGDVIVIEMNPRVSRSSALASKATGFPIAKIAALLSIGYTLDEIRNDITRVTPASFEPSIDYVVTKIPRFAFEKFPGSDPTLGVQMKAVGEAMAIGRNFKESFQKALRSLETDRFGFGSDGYLKELLEWESIPKEERKTWLTAKVKRPTDKRIFYVKMAFDFGMSVEEIFDICKIDPWFLYQFEELFQLENRFRKEGKAIIEEMKKAGFSNRQLAFLTKEEQILAQVRSGAAIEITKAKVEKTLREEEEVIEKYLEEKNLHPVYKRIDTCAGEFEAFTPYMYSSYDEEDESDVTSKKKVMILGGGPNRIGQGIEFDYCCCHASFSLQEAGVESIMVNSNPETVSTDYDTSDRLYFEPLSLEDVMAIFKKEKPDGVIVQLGGQTPLKLAKSLEKRGVPILGTSPDSIDRAEDRKRFAEVLEKLSLKSPDNGIAASKDKAREIARKIGYPVLVRPSYVLGGRAMLIVNEESELDKYMEEAEEVSEDRPLLVDSFLQDATEVDVDALCDGKDVFIAGIMEHIEEAGIHSGDSACVLPPQNISQRMLQEIEEATYRLALELDVKGLINVQYAIKEETLYVLEVNPRASRTVPFVAKSIGIPVVKIAVRLMLGESLSSFKLGKRFSAPMITVKEAVLPFSKFPGVDTILGPEMRSTGEVMGVATTKGEAFVKAQIMAGEEPPKHGTVFVTINDKTKKELLEPVRSLSNLGYNIIATEGTHKFLSDNGILSSKINKIYDGYFPNVIDYIKEKKIHLIINTPLSRVTRENAFTIRQAAIKYKVPCLTTAQAGKALIHGLVEMKDKGFSVNSLQEIHAKHKKN, from the coding sequence ATGCCGCAACGTAACGACTTAAAATCAATTTTGATCATCGGATCCGGACCTATCGTCATCGGGCAGGCATGTGAATTTGACTACTCTGGGACTCAGGCAACCAAAGCCCTCCGAGAAAAAGGAATACGAGTCATCCTCGTAAATTCAAATCCAGCAACGATCATGACGGATCCAGATCTTGCTGACGCCACTTATATCGAACCACTCACGGTGCCTGTCTTAGAAAAAATCATTAAAAAAGAAAAACCAGATGCCATCTTACCAACAGTAGGTGGACAAACAGCCCTCAATTTAGCTTTAGCACTTCACAGAGAAGGTGTTTTAGAAAAATACAATGTTGAACTTATCGGTGCAAAGGTTGAAGCAATTCGTAAAGCAGAAGATCGGGAGCTTTTTAAACAAGCAATGGAAAAACTCGGAATCCGCGTTGCGAAATCATTTATGGTATCCGACATGGAAGCCGCAAGGAAAGCAAAAGATGAAATTGGATTTCCTATCATCATCAGACCGGCATTTACCTTGGGGGGGACTGGTGGTGGAACTTGTTACGAAGAATCTGAATTCGAAGAAACTGCCCAACAAGGCCTTTCTGCATCTCCCATATCTCAAGTGTTAGTTGAAGAATCTGTGATGGGTTGGAAAGAGTTCGAATTGGAAGTAATGAGGGACCTTGCAGATAACGTAGTTATTATTTGTTCTATTGAAAACTTAGATCCAATGGGTGTTCATACCGGAGATTCCATTACTGTAGCACCGCAACAAACATTAAGCGATAGGGAATATCAAAGACTTCGTGACATGTCAATTGATATCATTCGAGAAATCGGGGTGGAAACTGGTGGATCCAATATCCAGTTTGCTGTAAATCCAGAAAATGGTGATGTTATCGTAATCGAGATGAACCCACGTGTTTCGCGCTCTTCTGCTTTGGCATCGAAGGCAACGGGGTTTCCTATCGCAAAAATTGCGGCACTGTTATCGATAGGATATACTTTGGATGAAATTCGAAATGATATCACTCGAGTGACCCCGGCGAGTTTTGAACCGTCAATCGATTATGTGGTGACTAAGATCCCGAGGTTTGCATTTGAAAAATTTCCTGGTTCCGATCCTACGTTAGGTGTTCAGATGAAGGCAGTCGGGGAAGCTATGGCCATTGGTCGTAATTTCAAAGAAAGTTTTCAAAAGGCGCTACGGTCTTTGGAGACAGATCGTTTTGGTTTTGGAAGTGATGGATACTTAAAAGAACTTTTGGAATGGGAGTCTATTCCAAAAGAAGAAAGAAAAACTTGGCTTACTGCTAAAGTAAAACGCCCCACAGACAAACGAATTTTTTATGTTAAAATGGCTTTTGACTTTGGGATGAGTGTAGAAGAAATTTTTGATATTTGTAAAATTGATCCTTGGTTTCTCTATCAGTTCGAAGAGTTGTTTCAATTAGAAAACAGGTTCCGTAAGGAAGGAAAGGCCATCATTGAAGAGATGAAAAAAGCAGGATTTTCCAATCGCCAACTTGCCTTTTTGACAAAAGAAGAACAAATTCTTGCGCAAGTTCGTAGTGGCGCTGCGATTGAAATTACTAAAGCTAAGGTGGAAAAAACTCTCAGGGAAGAAGAAGAGGTCATTGAAAAATATTTAGAAGAAAAGAACCTCCATCCAGTTTACAAACGTATTGATACTTGTGCGGGTGAGTTTGAAGCCTTTACTCCTTATATGTATTCTTCTTATGATGAGGAAGATGAATCAGATGTAACTTCTAAAAAGAAGGTGATGATTCTTGGCGGTGGACCGAATCGAATCGGACAAGGAATTGAATTCGATTATTGTTGTTGCCACGCTTCCTTTTCTTTGCAGGAAGCTGGAGTTGAATCGATAATGGTGAACTCCAATCCAGAAACCGTTTCCACGGATTATGATACTTCTGATAGATTATATTTTGAACCATTAAGTCTAGAAGATGTAATGGCGATTTTTAAAAAAGAAAAACCGGATGGTGTTATAGTTCAGTTAGGTGGTCAAACTCCGCTGAAATTGGCAAAGTCTCTAGAGAAACGAGGTGTTCCAATTTTGGGAACAAGTCCGGATTCGATTGATCGAGCGGAAGATCGCAAACGTTTTGCAGAAGTTTTAGAGAAACTAAGTTTGAAGTCACCTGATAACGGTATTGCTGCTTCGAAAGATAAAGCAAGAGAGATCGCCAGAAAAATTGGTTACCCGGTGCTTGTCCGACCTTCTTATGTATTAGGTGGGCGAGCAATGCTCATCGTTAACGAAGAGTCAGAACTCGATAAATACATGGAAGAAGCAGAAGAGGTGTCGGAAGATCGACCACTTCTAGTAGACTCCTTTTTACAAGATGCAACGGAAGTAGATGTGGATGCACTTTGTGATGGAAAGGATGTATTCATTGCAGGGATCATGGAACATATTGAAGAAGCGGGAATTCACTCAGGTGACTCTGCTTGTGTGTTACCACCGCAGAATATTTCCCAACGTATGTTACAGGAAATTGAAGAAGCAACTTATCGTTTAGCTTTAGAGTTAGATGTTAAAGGTTTAATCAATGTTCAGTATGCGATAAAAGAAGAAACTTTGTATGTCTTAGAAGTAAATCCTAGAGCATCCAGAACCGTTCCTTTTGTTGCAAAATCAATAGGAATTCCAGTGGTAAAAATTGCCGTTCGCTTGATGTTAGGTGAATCTTTGTCCTCGTTTAAGCTTGGAAAACGTTTTTCTGCACCGATGATCACTGTGAAGGAAGCAGTTTTACCTTTTAGTAAATTTCCTGGTGTCGATACAATCCTTGGCCCAGAAATGAGATCTACCGGTGAAGTTATGGGAGTTGCGACCACAAAAGGGGAAGCATTCGTTAAGGCTCAAATTATGGCAGGGGAAGAACCACCGAAACATGGAACTGTATTTGTAACCATTAATGATAAAACTAAAAAAGAGTTACTTGAGCCTGTAAGGTCGTTGTCCAATTTGGGATATAATATCATTGCAACAGAAGGAACCCATAAGTTTCTTTCTGATAACGGAATTCTTTCTAGTAAAATTAACAAAATTTACGATGGATACTTTCCGAATGTAATTGATTATATCAAAGAGAAAAAAATTCATCTGATCATTAATACTCCGTTGTCAAGAGTCACTAGAGAGAATGCTTTTACAATTCGCCAAGCAGCGATTAAATATAAGGTTCCTTGTTTGACAACGGCACAAGCAGGTAAGGCATTAATTCACGGTTTGGTGGAAATGAAGGACAAGGGATTCTCTGTGAACTCCCTTCAGGAAATTCACGCGAAACATAAAAAAAATTAA